CACAGCGCCACCGTGTTCCCGGAGACCAGGGCCGGTGCGAACTGGCGGGCCGGGTTGGCCGCCCCACCGCTGACCGGGCCGAGCAGCGCGATGATCACGCCGACCGCTCCTGCCACCGCGTACGGCATCGGCCGGACGAACTCGGGATGGACCAGGAAGAACCCGGTCAGCAGGGTCATCGCGGCGAAGCTCACCGCTTCCAGGGCGAAGACCGCCAGAGGGGCCAGACCCGGGGAAGGCTGGGCCAATCCGTCGCTGAGGGCTGCGGCATCCAGCACCGGCCCCCAGGCCAGCCGGGCCAGCACGGTACCGGCGAGCGCGCCGAGCAGCTGCGCCACGGCGTACGGGAGCACGGCGCGGCCCGGGAAGGCGCGCATCAGCCACAGCGCGACGCTGACCGCCGGATTGAGATGGGCACCCGACCGTCGGCCCGGCGGGCTGAGGATCAACCCGAGCAGGAGAACGGCGACCACAGCCCCGATCACGGCCAGCGCCAGGTTCAGGTCGGCAACGTACGCCGGGGAGGCCGGGTCGAGCAGCCAGCGCACCGCCGTCACCACGACGAACATCAGGACCGCCGTCAGCGCGAACTCCACCACGGCGTACCGCCACGGCGACCCCGCCGGCCCCGGCACCCGACCTGGGCGCCGGTGGACTGCAGCCGATGGCTGGTTCAGCCCCACGTCATCTCGCCGGTGGCGACCTGGCTGCCGAGCTCCAGCGCGACCCCCAGTCCCAGGCCCCGATAGCGCCGCCGCATCGCCTCCTGCAACGCCGCCGCGTCGGCGGCGCCGGCCAGCTCCTCCTCGAACGCCGCCAGGTAGGCGCGGGTGGCGGAGACGACCGAGGCATCGGTGGGAGCACCCGGCGCCGCATGGCCGGCGACCACCAGGCGCGGCCCGAGCGCCTCCACCTGCGCCAGGACCTCGTCCCACGCCGCCCGCTCCCCGGCCGTGGGCGAGTCCGCGGTCCACGCGTGCAACCCCGCCCACAGCAGCGCGCCGCCCAGAACCGCCCGCTCCTGGCCCTGCCACACGTACTCGGTGCGCCACACCAGGTCCCGATGGCCGCCGCGGACCTCGAAGACGTGCCCCTCCAACTCGAAGCGGTCCGACCCCAGCAGCTCGGGGATCACCACCTCCGTCGCCAGGTTCGCCCCCAGGAGGGCCCAGGTCTCGAGCTTCGCCTTCCAGGTCGCCTCGATCTTGGCCAGCGTGGCGGGGGTGCACACCACCCGCACATCCGGGAACGCCTGCCGGATGACCTGCAGTCCGAAGTAGTAGTCCGGGTCGGCCGCGCTGACGAACACCGTTGTCAACCGCTTCCCCGAGTCGATGACATCGGCCAGCACCCGATGCTGCTCGGCAAGCGTGAACTGACCGTCGATCAGAAGAGCCTCACGCTCCCCGGTCACCAGCACCGACGTCTTGTACATCCCCGGCTCCCCGGCGGTATGCACGCTGTAGACCAGCTCGGACGGCATCCAGGCCCTCATCTCCACACCGACCCACACACGGCGAACACCGCGCAATGACCCCAAATCATCCCATCTGTCCATGCGCCGGACCCGCCCGCCGCGCTGACACCCGGCGCCCGCGACAAAAGTCTTGTGCCGCCCCGCCGGGGTGCCCAATACTCCCTGTCAGCGCGCCTGTCAGGGGCAGATCACCCCAAACTGCCGCCTTTCTGACTGCGCCTCACGGCCCCACCCCGACATGGGCACTCCCAGGAGGAGATCAGTGAGGATCAAGCGCACCACCCCCATCAGAAAGACCGCGAGGCACACCCGAGTCCTCGCCGCCACCATCGGCCTGCTGTCCGCCACCGCGGTCGCCGCGCCGAGCGCCATCGCCGCTCCGGCCCCGTCCTTCAGCCCGGATCGGCTCGCCGCGGTGAGCGAGACCGTGCTGGGCGCGGACGTCGGCGGCACCGCGTGGTACGTGGACCACCGCTCCGGTCGCGTCGTCGTGACCGCCGACAGCACCGTCTCCCCCGCCGCACTCGCCAAGATCAAGAAGGCGGCCGGGGCGGACGCCGGGGCACTCAGGATCCAGCGGGCTCCCGGTACGTTCGCCCCGCTGCTGGCCGCCGGCAGCGCCATCTACGGTGGTGGCTACCGCTG
This genomic interval from Kitasatospora gansuensis contains the following:
- a CDS encoding MIP/aquaporin family protein, which translates into the protein MVEFALTAVLMFVVVTAVRWLLDPASPAYVADLNLALAVIGAVVAVLLLGLILSPPGRRSGAHLNPAVSVALWLMRAFPGRAVLPYAVAQLLGALAGTVLARLAWGPVLDAAALSDGLAQPSPGLAPLAVFALEAVSFAAMTLLTGFFLVHPEFVRPMPYAVAGAVGVIIALLGPVSGGAANPARQFAPALVSGNTVALWAYLTAPLLGAALGALAHHYLIPKCAPPQTYCLSGRPAPS
- a CDS encoding MBL fold metallo-hydrolase; this encodes MPSELVYSVHTAGEPGMYKTSVLVTGEREALLIDGQFTLAEQHRVLADVIDSGKRLTTVFVSAADPDYYFGLQVIRQAFPDVRVVCTPATLAKIEATWKAKLETWALLGANLATEVVIPELLGSDRFELEGHVFEVRGGHRDLVWRTEYVWQGQERAVLGGALLWAGLHAWTADSPTAGERAAWDEVLAQVEALGPRLVVAGHAAPGAPTDASVVSATRAYLAAFEEELAGAADAAALQEAMRRRYRGLGLGVALELGSQVATGEMTWG